The following is a genomic window from SAR86 cluster bacterium.
GGACGTTTAGAGTTGCTCTTAGATACATATAGAAAAACTTTTCAAGAAGAAAGAATTAATTTTTCAAGCTCATCGATTGAAGAACTTTCTCTATTTTTTCAATTTCCAAATAAAGAAAACTACAACAAAGCTTTAAATTTATATAAAAAAGACAGTATTGGGGCTAGCGGAGTTCAATATGAGATTACTGAAAAACCTAGTCAAAATGTTATTTTGCTTGCTTTTTCAGATATTGCATTAAGAGAAATAAGGGATTATGCAGTAGGACAGAATTTAATGACTCTTCGTAATAGAGTAAATGAGCTCGGTGTTTCAGAGCCGGTCGTTCAAAGACAAGGCGCTAATAGAATAGTTGTTGAATTGCCTGGTGTTCAAGATCCAACTGCTGCTAAAAAAATAATTGGTAAGACAGCAAATCTTGAATTTAGACTTGAGGCTAATGCTAGAACATCCCCGTTAAGAAAAGAAGAATTTGGCTTTAAGGACAATCAATTTGCAACTGCTTTTTTAGAGAGAGCAGTTGTTGTTAGCGGCGATAGAGTTACAAATGCAAGCACTGGTTTTGATGAGAGTGGTTTTCCTCAAGTGAATATAACCCTTGATATGGAAGGTGGCAGAGCAATGCAGAAAGCAACTTCAGGAAATATTGGAAGAAAACTTGCAGTGTTATTTGTTGAACAAAAAAATAAGTCTAAGCTTGTAAGAGATGAATCAGGTAGGGATGTAATAGAACAGACGTCATACATTGAAAAGAATATTATTAGCTTGGCAACTGTTCAAGCTGTCTTAGGAACTAGTTTTAGAATTACCGGAGTTGGTAATCCTCAAGAAGCCAGTGAATTAGCTCTTTTGTTGAGAGCAGGAGCTTTAGCAGCTCCAATGAAGTTTGTCGAAGAAAGAACTGTAGGACCAAGTCTTGGTAAAGAGAATATTGAACTAGGCATGAAATCGATCCTAATTGGATTTAGTTTAGTTGTCTTATTTATGATTTTTTATTACAGAGTTTTTGGTCTCGCAGCTAATATTTCATTAGTTATTAATTTAATTTTAATAACAGGGATCATGTCACTTCTTGGAGCAACCCTAACTTTGCCTGGTATTGCTGGTATTGTTTTAACTGTTGGCATGGCCGTTGATGCTAATGTACTTATATTCTCACGAATAAGAGAAGAGCTAAAAGAGAAGGATCCACAAACTGCTATAAGGGATGGTTTTTCCAGAGCCTTTGTAACAATTTTTGATGCCAATGTTACAACATTAATAGCAGCACTAATTTTGTATGTTATTGGTACAGGCCCCATTAAAGGTTTTGCAATAACACTTTCAATTGGTATTTTAACCTCAATGTTCACTGCAATAATGTGCACAAGAGGAATGGTTAATTTAATTTATGGTAATAAAAATATTAAGGCTTTAAAAATATAATGAACACAAAAATTAAATTTATGAAATATAGAAAGATTGCAGGAATCATGTCTATAACGATATTTTTATTGTCCATTTTATCACTGGGAATAAGAGGACTCAGTTTAGGTTTAGATTTTAGTGGGGGTACTCTTATCGAAGTTACATACAAAACACCTGTTGAACTTGAGTCAATTAGAAATACGCTTATTGAAAATAATTATGCAGAGTCCCAAGTTGTAAATTTTGGAACAAATTTAGATGTTCTTATAAAAGTTGCTGATCAAAATGGAAACAGTAGTATTGGCGATGAAATATTCAAACTGCTCAATGATAAAGGGTTTAAGGGAGAGCTGAAAAGAGTTGAATTTGTTGGACCTCAAGTTGGAGCTGAATTAAGAGATCAGGGTGGATTGGGAATGATTGTAGCCTTATTCATGATATTGCTTTATGTTGCTTTTAGATTCCAATACAAATTTGCTCTTGGCGCAGTTTCAGCATTAGGTCATGATGTTGTTATTATTTTGGGTATATTTTCATTTTTTAAATGGGATTTTGATCTCACGGTACTTGCTGCTTTATTAGCTGTTATAGGCTACTCACTTAATGACACGATAGTGGTCTCAGACAGAATTAGAGAAAACTTTAGGTCACAAAGAGATCTTAAGCCAAATGAAATGATAGATCTTTCTTTGAACCAAACTTTAGGTAGAACCCTTGTAACTTCTTTTACAACCTTACTCGTTTTGTTTGCATTATTTATATTTGGAGGAGAGCTTATAAAAGGTTTTAGCTTAGCATTAATAATTGGTGTTTTAGTTGGAACTTATTCATCAATATATGTTGTAGCTAATATGCTAATGTCACTCTCAATATCACAAGAAGATATGGCTTTACCAGAAGTTGAAGGTGCTGATATTGATGAGATGCCCTAATCTTTGAAATGAGGCTTTATAGATTTAAGAATTGATTTATAGCATTTAGGTGTAGAACAAATGCAATGATTTGCATTTAAGTATTTAGGGTTGCCACTAAAGTCACTAATTAAGGCTCCAGACTCTTGAGCTACTAAAGTTCCAGCAGCAATATCTATTTGATTTACACCATTCATCCAAATTCCATCAAGCCTGCCTGTAGCGACATAACATAAATCCAAAGCAGCGGATCCAGTATGTCTCATAAATACGTCTTGATTTTTAAGTTCGTCAAAAGTTTTATCAAATTGATAGTTATTTGATTGATCTGTTTTTGAAGAATTATGATATGAAAGTATTGCTTGTGATATTGAGCTTTTATTGCTAACTCTTATTTTATTATTATTTAAATTAGATCCCGATCCTTTTGAGGCACTAAATTCTTCACGTCTTATGGGGTCAATAATCACAGCTGTCGTGGGTATTTCGTCAATTAATGAGCAAACCGAAACGGCAAAGTGAGGAAATCCACTAATAAAATTTACTTCACCATCAATAGCATTTATTAACCATGTAATATTTGAGTTATTAATTTCAGATCCAATTTCTGAACCTAAAAAATTATCCTCAGGATAAAACTTTTTTATTTCTTCTATAGCCAATGATTCAACTCTTTTTCTAATTGCATCAAGATACCCAGAGGCACCGCCTTTAGCAGGATGTAAGCTATGCACTTTTTTTACAGCAAATTCTAATTCGGCAGCAGCCTTGCGTGCAGAAAGTTGATTAATATTTAATAATGCAGAAATTGACATGTCGCTATTGTAATGGAAATAGGGATAATAGTTATATGAGTTTTAGTAATTTAATAAACATAGTTTTAATAGAAACATCACATCCTGGGAATATAGGGTCTGTTGCAAGAGCAATGAAAACTATGGGATTAAAAAATTTATTACTTATAAATCCTCGTAAATTTCCATCAGGTGATGCTAATGCGCTGTCAGGAAATGCCATTGATATCTTAGAAAAAGCAAAAGTTTATAAAAACCTAAAGGATGCAATTAAAGACTCAACATTTGTATATGCTACTTCTGCAAGAGTAAGAACAATCCAATGGCCTACCAAAAATGCGCAAGATGCAGCCGAAGAAATTGTTAAGCAAGTTTCTGCAAATAAAAAAATATCTATTATTTTTGGTAGAGAGGATAGGGGTCTAACTAATGAAGAATTGCAAATAGCGAATACTCATATCGAAATACCGGCAAATCCAGAATATCCTGTTCTAAATATTGCTATGTCAGCGCAAATAATTTCCTATGAAATTTTAAAAGCATCTATAGATACAACTGCAAGAGACTGGCACGATTATCCAGAAGTAGATTCTGAAAATTTACAAATGCTTATCGATCATTTTATTGAAACTGCAACCGATATTGATGTCATCAATCCAGACAATCCTAAAAAAATAATTTCTAGAATAAAACGTATGTTCACAAGACTTCATCCAGATGAAATGGAAACAAGTTTCTTGAGAGGATTTTTATCCAGTATAAAAAAGAAAATAAAATAGTTTTAGCACTTTTCTAATTATCTTGAATTCCATATAATACGATTCGCATCACGTCCCGTTCGTCTAGAGGCCTAGGACACCGGGTTTTCATCTCGGCAACAGGGGTTCGACTCCCCTACGGGATGCCAATTTATTAAGAAGCCCACACTAGTGGGCTTTTTTTATGGGATATGTTTCCATAGTGTTTCCATGCACCACCTTGATAGATTAAGCATTTCTATAAAACATATGTTTCCACAAATGTTTCCATACATTATAAAAATGTGTCCACGGGGCAGGAGCACCAGCCGGGTGGGGTGGGTATATATCTAGTGGTTGAATATTTTGAGAGGTTTTGGGGTGTTAACTAGTTACAAACTCCATCAAGTTTGTTCACAATACTTATCCTGTATAGCCCCTAAAAGCTTTCTAAGATGTTTCATCTCATTGAGGTTCTTACGGGCTCTTATCTTTTCAGATTCATCCCAAAACAATTCTAATACTCTTTCTTTTTCTGCCATTGTCTCAGAGCTCTCTATTCGTTTGTAAAGGAAGTCAATTGCATTAGTTACTTTATACATATTAGTATGTGGGTGGTTCATCACCTTCTTTTTTAAAAATACCAAATAATTTTAACCTTAAGTAAATGAGCAAAACAGGCGACAGCACAAATCCAATCACGTATAAGCCACCAAACTTATCATTAACTATAAAACCGACATAAGTTGCGAGGATACCTACAAGAAAACAAACCCAAAATTGCCATTTAGACCATATACCTGTAGGCACTAAACTCTGTAAACCATCATGCCTTTCTTCTCTATCAAGAAACCAAAATATTTTTTCTAGCCCAAAAACTCCAAACATCAATAAGCCAAAGGCTCCACATAAAAATACATATAAAAGAAGAAGTGCAATAAATGCAGGAAATAAAATAATGTATCCAAACAATTCCATGTCACATCTCTATTTGTTCCAATGTCTTATGACATTAAATTAATATGTTGGCCATCTATCATCATCTTTTATTTTATCTATGCAATGATAATCTTCTGCGAACCTACCATTTTCAATTGTTCTACATCTATAAGTCCAATTATTATAAGGGTCGTAAAAACCATCCCAATCGTAAGTATATGTTTGATAAGTATTTGACAATGAATCTGAAAAGGCTTCTATTGCTTCTGGTGAAGCATCCTCTAATACATCTCCAGCTAGAGCAACAGCACCTACGACAAGTGCAGCTTTAAATGTAAATTCAAGAATATTACCGAGCATATTACCTGTTTTTTCCGCAGCCTCTCTTCTCGCAATTGTTCGTTCTTTTCTTAATTTTTCTTTTTCTTTTTGTTTTTCAGCTTTAAGTAATGCAAGTTGAAATTGTTCCTCCTCTCTGAGTAGCTTTGTGACTTTTTTAATATCTTCATCTATATAATCCTCAGCAATAAAATATAGAAGTGGTGGTCCAGTAAGCCAGGACTCTGATGGTTTTTGTTTCTTGTTTTTTTTAGATTGATTTTTAGCAAGTTTAAGAATGCCAAGTTGTTTTTCATAATCGGAGGAGTATGAAGAAGACGCAAGATTGTATTGATGTATTAGATAACATCCGTATTATCATTGTTAAAATGTGAGTTATGATGATAATAAGTGATTAAATATTGCAATCATGAATAAAGAATTTTTAATTTCTGAAATACTTGCTTCTGCTGTTAGCCCAGTTTTTCTCTTAGCTGGTGTTGGAGCTTTATTGAATGTAATGACAGGAAGGCTTGGAAGAATTGTTGATAGGTTGAGATACCTCCAAGGGTATATTGACAAAGCTAATGCAGAAGATAAAAAAACTTTCTTGCTAAACCGCAAACAATCAGTTTTTAGAATGAGATTAATTTATGCTTCAATCTTTTTCTGCACACTTAGTGGTTTAATGGTTTGTATAGTAATCGGAGCATTATTTATTGGGGAACTAAATACCTACTCAATTGACGCATTTATTTCAATCTTATTTATTCTATGCATGGCATCATTAATCCTAGCCTTTATCTTGTTAGCAGCAGAAATATTTATAGCTACCAGAACAATCAATAGAAACTTAATTAAGACCGAATCAATTATTTCTAAATATCGCTAGAAACGCCAGAATATAAAAAAGCCATGTCACAAAAGTTGACTGGTGTTACTTTTTTTATGGGCTATATGTCCATGAGTTAAATTTATTTTGACTAACTGTTATGGCATTATTATGTATATGTTTTTTCTTAAGATACTAGAGAAATTAGGACGAAAAAGAGTTGTGATGGACAGAGGTCTTTCACACCCAGAATACCACTTAGCTAAACCATGGACTGACAGGTATTATTTAGTATTTAGAAAAAGACCAAAATGGTTTCCTTTCAATATATTTATTAATCATATTATAGATAATGACCATGGTATTGGATTGCATAATCATCCCTTTCCATATATTACAGTTATTTTAAGTGGTGGTTACTGGGAGACAAACATTAAAAAAGAAAGAAAATGGCGTGGCAAATTTTATATAGGTTTTAGAAGTGCTGACAATTTACACCGAGTTGACCTGGAACCAGGCATTAAGCCAATCACAATTTATTTTGCTGGTCCTTACGGACTGAGAAAAAAAGGAAGAAGTAAATACGGGACTTGGAAATAATTATATTTGTATATTGGCAATTACTAGTTTTAATAGCGGTTCTTTTACTGCCATTCTTAGTTATCTGAATTTAGAAGTGGATTCATACCCCACTTATTTTCATGTTCTTTGGCAGGCAGCATAAGCATTATTAAAATTGGGATTACGCCTATAATTGTTAAAATCCATAATTGATTCCAGCCACTATGGCCTCTGTCATGAAGCCTTCTTGCAGCAACTGACAAACTTGGAAGTATAGTAATAATTGAAAATATTATTGATAGTGGACCCTCGGAATCAATAGAGTCAATCATACCAGTAGAAATTTCCACAAATGCAATCAATATGGCTATTAATCCAACGGCCAGCACAAAATACCAATACTCACTTCTTGAAGCTCTTCCCTTGAAATCAGCATACTTTATAAAACCTGATTTAGCTGCATCTATAAAACTCATTATTTCAAGTTATCATAATTAAATTTGCGTTATTAAAAAATAGTATATAAATTTAAAAGGTATTTTTATTTTGTAAAACTATTGTTAGCTGTATGCCAGCTTTACAACATAAGCAAATATGCCTATTGCTAAACATCCATAGATAACCCAATTTACCCAATTATTCATATGACTCCAGTAAAACAAAATTAAGCACTCATACTTTTTGTATCTTTATTATACAAACATCTTAGTGACAATATCTAATGCTCTGTCTTCAAAAAAACATATTATTTATTTGTTGAGACTCTAATTGATAACTGGCATTATATTTTTTTAAATATCAATAATTAAAAGGAGAGTTTATGAGTGGTTTTTCAAATGTTGTGCGATTTGTGGTGAA
Proteins encoded in this region:
- a CDS encoding RNA methyltransferase, whose product is MSFSNLINIVLIETSHPGNIGSVARAMKTMGLKNLLLINPRKFPSGDANALSGNAIDILEKAKVYKNLKDAIKDSTFVYATSARVRTIQWPTKNAQDAAEEIVKQVSANKKISIIFGREDRGLTNEELQIANTHIEIPANPEYPVLNIAMSAQIISYEILKASIDTTARDWHDYPEVDSENLQMLIDHFIETATDIDVINPDNPKKIISRIKRMFTRLHPDEMETSFLRGFLSSIKKKIK
- a CDS encoding DUF2721 domain-containing protein — encoded protein: MNKEFLISEILASAVSPVFLLAGVGALLNVMTGRLGRIVDRLRYLQGYIDKANAEDKKTFLLNRKQSVFRMRLIYASIFFCTLSGLMVCIVIGALFIGELNTYSIDAFISILFILCMASLILAFILLAAEIFIATRTINRNLIKTESIISKYR
- the secD gene encoding protein translocase subunit SecD, which gives rise to MNRFSIYQYLLILVVLVIGCLYALPNLYPTQPSIQVAYTDSGKSADQLLLDELQTIFDDTNSKYEEIFLRENKIVIKFSSLEEQLNSKTIIQNSLLDKVIVALNLEPTTPDWLKNIGGKPVKLGLDLSGGVHFLLEVDIESAQEGRLELLLDTYRKTFQEERINFSSSSIEELSLFFQFPNKENYNKALNLYKKDSIGASGVQYEITEKPSQNVILLAFSDIALREIRDYAVGQNLMTLRNRVNELGVSEPVVQRQGANRIVVELPGVQDPTAAKKIIGKTANLEFRLEANARTSPLRKEEFGFKDNQFATAFLERAVVVSGDRVTNASTGFDESGFPQVNITLDMEGGRAMQKATSGNIGRKLAVLFVEQKNKSKLVRDESGRDVIEQTSYIEKNIISLATVQAVLGTSFRITGVGNPQEASELALLLRAGALAAPMKFVEERTVGPSLGKENIELGMKSILIGFSLVVLFMIFYYRVFGLAANISLVINLILITGIMSLLGATLTLPGIAGIVLTVGMAVDANVLIFSRIREELKEKDPQTAIRDGFSRAFVTIFDANVTTLIAALILYVIGTGPIKGFAITLSIGILTSMFTAIMCTRGMVNLIYGNKNIKALKI
- a CDS encoding DUF805 domain-containing protein — protein: MSFIDAAKSGFIKYADFKGRASRSEYWYFVLAVGLIAILIAFVEISTGMIDSIDSEGPLSIIFSIITILPSLSVAARRLHDRGHSGWNQLWILTIIGVIPILIMLMLPAKEHENKWGMNPLLNSDN
- a CDS encoding inositol monophosphatase — its product is MSISALLNINQLSARKAAAELEFAVKKVHSLHPAKGGASGYLDAIRKRVESLAIEEIKKFYPEDNFLGSEIGSEINNSNITWLINAIDGEVNFISGFPHFAVSVCSLIDEIPTTAVIIDPIRREEFSASKGSGSNLNNNKIRVSNKSSISQAILSYHNSSKTDQSNNYQFDKTFDELKNQDVFMRHTGSAALDLCYVATGRLDGIWMNGVNQIDIAAGTLVAQESGALISDFSGNPKYLNANHCICSTPKCYKSILKSIKPHFKD
- the secF gene encoding protein translocase subunit SecF; this translates as MNTKIKFMKYRKIAGIMSITIFLLSILSLGIRGLSLGLDFSGGTLIEVTYKTPVELESIRNTLIENNYAESQVVNFGTNLDVLIKVADQNGNSSIGDEIFKLLNDKGFKGELKRVEFVGPQVGAELRDQGGLGMIVALFMILLYVAFRFQYKFALGAVSALGHDVVIILGIFSFFKWDFDLTVLAALLAVIGYSLNDTIVVSDRIRENFRSQRDLKPNEMIDLSLNQTLGRTLVTSFTTLLVLFALFIFGGELIKGFSLALIIGVLVGTYSSIYVVANMLMSLSISQEDMALPEVEGADIDEMP